Proteins encoded together in one Lathamus discolor isolate bLatDis1 chromosome 3, bLatDis1.hap1, whole genome shotgun sequence window:
- the GPC1 gene encoding glypican-1 isoform X2 has translation MEENFANKSRSEFEAMMKEAGRSVQMTLTAQHRSFDSYFQDLLNKSEKALYDAFPSLYGELYTQNVKVFKDLYSELRRYYRGSNINLEEALNEFWTRLLERLFKLMNPQYHITDEYLDCMVKHAEQHKPFGEVPRDLKVKATRAFIAARSYAQGFLVGSDVVKKVSQVSLSHECTRAIMKLMYCPHCRGMSSVKPCNNYCLNVVKGCLANQADLNTEWKYLMDSLVVVADRIDGPYNVDTVIGTIHMRISEAISNLQENKDSITTKVFQGCGNPKISTKGSSSEDKRRWGKVALEAKSSAQALEMLVLDAKGNLTALKTYWITLPGSLCSKKIMASSVADDKCWNGMTKGSYLPEVMGDGLANQINNPEVEVDITKPDMTIRQQIMQLKIMTNRLGNANIGNDVDFQDASDDMSGSGSGDSCPDDVCGKRLSKSPSTRQPETHAIPKQSGHGINGASSRSLPSAFLLLLSVAFLAVQHLWR, from the exons gTTATTTCCAGGATTTACTGAACAAGTCTGAAAAGGCCCTTTATGATGCTTTTCCAAGCCTGTATGGAGAATTGTATACTCAAAACGTGAAGGTCTTCAAGGACTTGTACAGCGAGCTACGCCGCTATTACCGGGGCTCCAACATCAACTTGGAAGAGGCCCTCAATGAGTTTTGGACACGCTTGCTGGAGCGACTCTTCAAGCTGATGAATCCCCAGTACCATATCACAGATGAGTACCTGGACTGCATGGTGAAACACGCGGAGCAGCACAAACCCTTTGGGGAAGTTCCCAGGGACCTGAAGGTGAAGGCAACCCGCGCTTTCATCGCAGCACGCTCGTACGCACAGGGCTTTCTTGTGGGCAGTGACGTGGTCAAAAAGGTGTCTCAG GTATCTCTCAGCCACGAGTGCACTCGCGCCATCATGAAGCTGATGTACTGCCCACACTGCAGGGGCATGTCCAGCGTGAAGCCATGCAACAACTACTGCCTGAACGTCGTGAAGGGCTGCCTGGCCAACCAAGCAGACCTGAACACCGAGTGGAAGTACCTGATGG ATTCCCTGGTCGTAGTGGCTGATCGAATTGACGGACCATACAACGTGGACACTGTAATAGGGACCATTCACATGAGGATCTCTGAAGCTATTTCTAActtgcaagaaaacaaagactCGATCACAACCAAG GTTTTCCAAGGCTGTGGAAATCCAAAAATCAGCACGAAAGGCTCCAGCAGTGAGGACAAGAGAAGGTGGGGGAAAGTCGCGTTGGAAGCAAAGTCCTCTGCACAAGCACTAGAGATGCTG GTTTTAGATGCCAAAGGGAATCTGACAGCTCTCAAGACTTACTGGATCACCCTGCCTGGCAGCCTGTGCAGCAAAAAAATAATGGCCAGCTCAGTGGCAGATGACAAGTGTTGGAATGGGATGACCAAGGGCAG TTATCTGCCTGAAGTGATGGGGGACGGCTTAGCTAATCAGATTAACAACCCGGAGGTAGAGGTGGACATCACCAAGCCAGATATGACCATTCGCCAGCAAATCATGCAGCTAAAGATCATGACAAACCGGCTGGGCAACGCTAACATTGGGAATGATGTGGATTTCCAAGACGCAA GTGATGACATGAGCGGCTCTGGGAGTGGTGACAGTTGTCCCGACGATGTCTGTGGCAAAAGACTCTCTAAGAGCCCCAGCACCAGGCAGCCAGAAACGCATGCTATTCCTAAGCAGTCTGGACATGGCATCAATGGGGCCAGCAGCAGATCTTTGCCTtctgccttccttctcctcctttcgGTGGCTTTCCTTGCCGTGCAGCACTTGTGGCGGTAA
- the DUSP28 gene encoding dual specificity phosphatase 28 yields the protein MPQLSQVTASLLISNARAACNEDLLTREGVTFCVNVTRQQPFPGLPHVRGMRVPVFDDPAEDLYQYFEQCSDAIEEAVRRGGKCLVYCKNGRSRSAAICTAYLMRHGKLPLKDAFETVKTARPVAEPNAGFWSQLQRYEEDLQIPKQSDHVSKGLKNSSM from the exons ATGCCGCAGCTCAGCCAGGTCACCGCCTCGCTGCTCATCAGCAACGCGCGGGCAGCCTGCAATGAGGACCTGCTCACGCGAGAGGGAGTCACCTTCTGCGTTAATGTCACCAGGCAGCAGCCCTTCCCCGGCCTCCCGCACGTCCGGGGCATGCGTGTGCCTGTGTTCGATGACCCGGCTGAAGACCTGTACCAGTACTTTGAGCAGTGCAGTGATGCTATAGAAGAGGCTGTGAGGAGGGGTGGGAAGTGCCTGGTGTACTGCAAGAACGGCCGCAGCCGATCCGCTGCTATCTGCACTGCTTATCTGATGAGACACGGAAAGCTCCCGCTCAAGGATGCATTCGAG ACTGTGAAGACTGCCAGACCAGTAGCAGAACCCAATGCAGGATTTTGGTCTCAGCTGCAGAGATATGAAGAAGACTTGCAGATACCAAAGCAGTCTGACCACGTGAGCAAAGGGCTTAAAAATAGCAGCatgtga